Proteins encoded in a region of the Moritella marina ATCC 15381 genome:
- the rsmF gene encoding 16S rRNA (cytosine(1407)-C(5))-methyltransferase RsmF, producing MHSNIKLPEDYLTLMGNIIPEHLSMDDFIACCKTPLKTSVRVNTLKISVEEFKQLAKTKQWLLSPIPWCLEGFWLEQENTETKLGNSWEHIAGLFYIQEASSMLPVTALFKTQVTDAAAQYNTVLDCASAPGSKTSQIAAHCNNNNFVVANELSSSRLKVLSANIQRCGIKNIALSHYDATVFGTWLPEMFDAVLLDAPCSGEGAIRKDDKAMLNWSLKSINDIADIQKELIESAFKALKPGGTLIYSTCTLNETENQAVCQHLLNLYPDHAEVVPLNDLFPTANDCLTAEGFLHVWPQIYDSEGFFVAKFTKKETQKLRPIKKKKRLIFPFSPVSRDENDAIRDYFRAAFSFEFESGVFYHRDSEIWLFPKEFPAFIGKFKFDRIGIKIAEKFKKGFRAQHEWARTFGHHCAKNTVSLDIEQAKQYIMGRDINFSDIEIEDLDALQGELVVLLEGSVLGLGKRVNQRLKNNYPRDLVRDNNLFNE from the coding sequence GTGCATTCCAATATCAAACTGCCTGAAGATTACCTGACATTAATGGGTAACATTATCCCCGAACATCTATCTATGGATGACTTTATTGCTTGTTGTAAAACACCATTGAAAACCAGTGTGCGTGTTAATACACTTAAAATTTCTGTTGAAGAATTTAAACAATTAGCGAAAACCAAACAATGGTTATTAAGCCCTATTCCTTGGTGCTTAGAAGGTTTTTGGTTAGAACAAGAAAATACTGAAACGAAACTAGGTAATAGCTGGGAACATATTGCAGGGCTTTTCTATATCCAAGAAGCCAGCTCAATGCTACCTGTTACAGCGTTATTTAAAACACAAGTAACAGATGCTGCTGCGCAATACAACACGGTCCTAGATTGTGCCTCTGCGCCGGGTTCAAAAACCAGCCAAATCGCTGCGCATTGTAATAATAACAATTTCGTTGTTGCTAATGAACTGTCTTCGAGCCGTTTAAAAGTACTCAGTGCGAACATCCAACGCTGTGGTATTAAAAACATTGCCCTTAGTCATTATGATGCCACCGTATTTGGGACTTGGTTACCGGAAATGTTTGATGCGGTATTACTTGACGCTCCCTGTTCTGGTGAAGGCGCGATCCGTAAAGACGATAAAGCGATGCTTAACTGGTCGTTAAAAAGCATCAATGATATTGCAGACATTCAAAAAGAGTTAATTGAAAGTGCATTTAAAGCGTTGAAGCCCGGTGGTACGTTAATCTATTCAACCTGTACATTAAATGAAACTGAAAACCAAGCCGTTTGCCAACACTTACTTAACTTGTACCCTGACCACGCCGAGGTTGTGCCACTTAACGATTTGTTCCCAACAGCAAATGATTGTTTAACTGCAGAAGGTTTCTTACATGTATGGCCACAAATTTATGACAGTGAAGGTTTCTTCGTTGCTAAATTTACTAAAAAAGAAACGCAAAAATTACGCCCGATTAAAAAGAAAAAACGTTTAATTTTTCCATTCAGTCCTGTTAGCCGTGATGAAAACGATGCGATCCGTGATTATTTCCGTGCTGCATTTAGTTTTGAATTCGAGAGTGGTGTTTTCTATCATCGCGACAGTGAAATCTGGTTATTCCCAAAAGAGTTCCCAGCGTTCATTGGTAAATTCAAATTTGATCGCATCGGTATCAAAATAGCAGAGAAATTCAAAAAAGGCTTCCGTGCTCAACATGAATGGGCTCGCACCTTTGGTCATCATTGTGCTAAAAATACCGTCTCACTGGATATCGAACAAGCAAAACAATACATTATGGGTCGTGATATTAACTTCTCTGATATCGAAATTGAAGACTTAGACGCCTTGCAGGGTGAACTTGTCGTGTTACTAGAAGGCAGTGTGCTCGGTTTAGGTAAGCGTGTTAATCAACGTTTAAAAAATAATTACCCCCGTGACCTAGTACGTGATAACAATTTATTTAATGAATAA
- a CDS encoding MlaD family protein produces the protein MKENNEPQMPENCNAPKPVLHKPNVMSPIWLLPIVAVVLGLYLMYQSITQAGIEIRVHFDNANGIVEGKTLIKYQGLNIGKVKRIALDDDLKGVYVTAEIDSKAEQVLRSNTQFWLVAPKASIAGISGLDALVTGNYINLSPGDGEYSVDFDAVKTAPNTLPDDKGLIVRLTTDKLASVRPGSEIFYKKIPVGQVHSFVLDKKTDNILIEAVVKQQYSYLVKDSSRFWNASGVNAEFGFDGIKIQTESLTAIISGALAFDSPADGQQAENNQAYTLYSSISDAERAVQIEFNLNNTNDLKIGNNIYLNGQQVGEVTEVVSQSIDTVTNKTTSVAKAFADVDPAVVKLLRDGTQFWVEKANLSLSEIKNVANLVTGNYILFTPGQGELRTTFDLVSNVDDLIPHQEIAISANDANGLTVGNKIYYKNYPVGHITHVTFNTKTNLIDLDVNIYQDYAHLLQRSTRFINISGVSVDASVSGLNIKSAPIAALVSGGIELVNDKAFKSKGRDQQYQLYPSLALAKLGSNAFKANKKITLLSRPSHVISSGAPVYYRKLKVGSVADFKLASDNEHIVITLDILSQYAHLINENSVFWDVSGIDISGSLSNLKVQTESLLTIAAGGINFDNIKPVNKNKVRLAKSKTTYYKLFRTFAAATDDRPTVTLTFTSGSDIHVGTEIKHKGIKVGEISDIKLNVEQGIIEAKAKLETYYADHFARQGSHYWLESIEVGLAGIKNANTLISGAYINVTKGQGSRIARFKVLNSAPDIAAEHVGLSVTVISARLMGLTAGTPVYFRQIEVGSVTHSELSKQSDKVLITLNIEPKYQHLVRDNSQFWAVSGFNVDVGLTGATLKAESLKTILAGGIAFATPNSTSDSAVASPFSRFNLAQEVDPDWLKWDTKIAK, from the coding sequence ATGAAAGAAAATAACGAACCACAAATGCCGGAAAATTGTAACGCTCCTAAGCCTGTATTACATAAACCGAATGTAATGTCGCCTATCTGGTTGTTACCCATAGTCGCAGTTGTACTTGGGCTTTACCTCATGTACCAGAGTATTACCCAGGCAGGTATTGAAATCCGCGTACATTTTGATAATGCCAATGGTATTGTTGAAGGTAAAACCTTAATTAAATACCAAGGTTTGAATATCGGTAAAGTAAAACGAATTGCATTAGATGACGACCTTAAAGGCGTCTACGTCACTGCAGAGATAGACAGTAAAGCAGAGCAAGTACTGCGGAGTAACACACAATTTTGGTTAGTCGCACCGAAAGCGTCAATAGCCGGTATTTCAGGTCTTGATGCCCTTGTGACTGGTAATTATATCAATTTGTCTCCGGGAGACGGAGAATACAGTGTTGATTTCGATGCTGTTAAAACCGCGCCAAATACATTGCCAGACGATAAAGGTTTAATTGTACGGCTAACGACAGACAAGCTTGCATCCGTTCGTCCTGGTTCTGAAATCTTTTATAAAAAAATCCCAGTCGGTCAAGTACACAGCTTTGTACTCGACAAAAAAACCGATAACATATTAATCGAAGCAGTCGTTAAGCAACAATACAGCTATCTAGTAAAAGACTCCTCACGTTTTTGGAATGCAAGTGGTGTTAATGCAGAATTTGGATTTGATGGTATTAAAATCCAAACAGAAAGTCTGACTGCTATTATCAGTGGGGCCTTGGCATTCGACTCCCCTGCTGATGGTCAACAAGCAGAAAACAATCAAGCTTATACACTGTATAGCAGTATCAGTGATGCGGAACGTGCCGTTCAAATTGAATTCAACCTTAACAATACCAATGATCTGAAAATTGGTAATAATATCTATTTAAACGGCCAACAAGTCGGTGAAGTAACAGAAGTAGTTAGCCAATCTATCGATACGGTAACGAATAAGACAACTTCGGTTGCAAAAGCGTTCGCAGATGTCGACCCTGCAGTTGTTAAGTTATTACGTGACGGCACACAGTTCTGGGTTGAAAAAGCCAACTTGTCTTTGTCAGAAATAAAAAACGTCGCCAACCTTGTCACTGGTAATTATATTCTGTTTACCCCTGGGCAAGGGGAACTACGTACAACGTTTGATTTAGTGTCCAACGTCGATGATCTTATTCCGCATCAGGAAATCGCTATTTCAGCAAATGATGCAAATGGGTTAACGGTTGGTAATAAAATCTACTACAAGAACTATCCGGTAGGTCACATCACCCACGTTACGTTTAATACTAAAACCAACTTGATTGATTTGGATGTAAACATCTATCAGGACTATGCTCATCTACTACAACGCTCAACCCGTTTTATTAATATCAGTGGCGTATCTGTTGACGCGAGTGTCTCTGGTCTGAATATAAAGTCAGCACCTATTGCGGCATTGGTGAGTGGTGGTATCGAGCTTGTTAATGATAAAGCGTTTAAATCAAAGGGTCGTGATCAACAATATCAACTTTACCCTTCGCTTGCGCTTGCAAAATTAGGCAGTAATGCGTTCAAAGCCAACAAAAAAATCACTCTGTTGAGTAGACCAAGTCATGTCATTTCAAGTGGCGCGCCTGTTTACTATCGCAAACTAAAAGTTGGTTCAGTCGCCGATTTTAAATTAGCGTCTGACAATGAACATATCGTCATCACTCTGGATATTCTGAGTCAGTATGCACATTTAATTAATGAAAACAGTGTGTTTTGGGACGTATCCGGTATAGATATATCAGGTAGTTTAAGTAACTTAAAGGTGCAAACAGAATCCTTACTGACTATCGCAGCTGGTGGTATTAATTTTGATAATATAAAACCGGTTAATAAAAACAAAGTACGACTCGCTAAATCGAAAACCACATATTATAAACTGTTCCGAACTTTCGCTGCCGCGACTGATGATCGCCCTACTGTTACTCTCACCTTTACGTCAGGTTCTGATATTCATGTCGGCACCGAGATTAAACATAAGGGTATCAAAGTAGGTGAAATTAGTGATATTAAGTTAAATGTCGAGCAAGGTATTATCGAAGCTAAGGCCAAGTTAGAAACTTACTACGCGGACCATTTCGCACGCCAAGGAAGCCACTACTGGCTGGAAAGTATTGAGGTTGGATTAGCGGGCATTAAAAATGCTAATACCCTAATATCCGGCGCTTATATTAATGTAACAAAAGGCCAAGGTAGCCGAATTGCACGTTTTAAAGTGTTAAATAGCGCGCCAGACATTGCCGCTGAACATGTTGGTCTATCGGTCACTGTCATCAGTGCACGATTAATGGGGCTAACAGCGGGTACGCCAGTTTACTTCCGCCAAATTGAAGTGGGGTCAGTGACTCATTCAGAACTGTCGAAACAGAGCGATAAAGTACTAATAACGCTGAATATTGAACCTAAGTATCAACATTTAGTCCGTGACAACAGCCAGTTTTGGGCTGTCTCTGGATTTAATGTTGATGTTGGCCTTACTGGTGCAACGTTAAAGGCAGAATCATTAAAAACGATTTTAGCTGGTGGTATTGCCTTTGCAACACCTAATTCAACAAGTGACAGCGCTGTCGCATCGCCCTTTAGTCGATTCAATTTGGCGCAAGAAGTTGACCCCGATTGGTTAAAATGGGATACCAAAATAGCCAAATAA
- a CDS encoding paraquat-inducible protein A, producing the protein MQNAKENQIAQCQECHLLINVEEDVKRQRCPRCFTRVYFRIPRSLQKTWAFLITAMVMMIPANFLPISTLTSTGTSTPDTIMSGTIALAKSDNLGIAIIIFIASILVPLFKIIGLMLILLSVQNKIFITPKRKLLLFNAIHWIGKWSIMDLFVISIMVAVINRGNLLSVDVGYGATCFGLVVVLTILAAESFDTRLIWDLNHKNERK; encoded by the coding sequence ATGCAAAACGCTAAAGAAAATCAAATAGCCCAGTGCCAAGAATGTCATCTACTTATTAACGTAGAAGAGGATGTGAAACGCCAACGTTGTCCGCGCTGCTTCACACGGGTTTATTTTAGAATACCGCGAAGCCTTCAAAAAACGTGGGCATTTTTGATCACCGCCATGGTCATGATGATACCCGCTAATTTTTTACCTATCAGCACATTAACAAGTACTGGTACTTCCACTCCAGATACCATCATGTCAGGTACTATCGCCTTAGCAAAAAGTGATAACCTAGGTATCGCGATCATTATTTTCATCGCATCGATTTTAGTACCCTTATTTAAAATCATTGGTTTAATGCTTATTTTACTGTCTGTGCAAAATAAGATTTTTATTACACCAAAACGAAAATTATTATTATTTAATGCCATTCATTGGATCGGAAAATGGTCCATTATGGATTTGTTTGTTATATCGATTATGGTCGCTGTCATCAACCGAGGTAATTTACTCTCCGTTGATGTCGGATATGGAGCAACTTGCTTTGGTTTGGTTGTTGTTTTAACAATCTTAGCTGCAGAAAGTTTTGATACACGTTTAATTTGGGATTTAAACCATAAAAATGAAAGAAAATAA
- a CDS encoding paraquat-inducible protein A, producing the protein MSNINVCNKCDLIVDHIPLEKGKHAHCPRCNTLLYTNKIFSISTILALSITGLILVVIANVFPMFTITLLGVEESATLIQGAWALLEQGFYFVGLLVIFCSFIAPFLFLSCLAQVCLLLLTKQNTPQLILLLKLVNFHTKWSMLEVYLVSFLIAVFKLSDIADIEFRLGLLSFVSLMFISSLIMYGLNLELFWQKMERNAKR; encoded by the coding sequence ATGTCGAATATTAATGTCTGTAATAAATGTGACCTCATTGTGGATCATATCCCATTAGAAAAAGGGAAGCATGCGCATTGCCCTCGCTGCAATACCCTCTTGTACACCAATAAAATTTTTTCGATCAGCACCATTTTAGCACTTTCTATCACAGGTCTTATACTTGTTGTTATTGCTAATGTATTTCCCATGTTTACGATCACGCTGTTAGGGGTTGAAGAATCGGCCACGCTTATCCAAGGTGCGTGGGCGCTATTAGAACAGGGATTTTATTTCGTCGGTTTATTGGTTATTTTTTGTAGCTTCATTGCGCCCTTTCTATTTTTATCTTGTCTCGCACAGGTTTGCTTGTTGTTACTGACTAAACAAAATACGCCACAATTAATTTTATTACTCAAACTCGTTAACTTTCATACTAAATGGAGCATGTTAGAGGTCTACCTCGTTAGTTTTTTAATTGCGGTATTTAAACTCTCAGATATTGCAGACATTGAGTTTCGACTCGGGTTATTGAGTTTTGTCTCACTTATGTTCATTTCAAGCCTTATTATGTATGGACTGAACCTGGAACTTTTCTGGCAGAAGATGGAACGAAATGCAAAACGCTAA
- a CDS encoding YebG family protein, with amino-acid sequence MAVIVKYVVERNGVEKMTSTSKKEADAYDKMLDVADGLTDFISTSPLEIDDRLAEELALYLAQNSASLQVLLKGGQLKAAVETEEKTTKAKKTPKNTVEKEAA; translated from the coding sequence ATGGCCGTAATAGTAAAATATGTAGTGGAACGAAATGGTGTGGAAAAAATGACGTCTACAAGTAAAAAAGAAGCCGATGCATACGATAAAATGTTAGATGTTGCAGATGGCTTAACTGATTTTATAAGTACATCTCCACTTGAAATTGACGATCGCCTTGCTGAAGAATTAGCGTTATATCTGGCGCAAAATAGCGCTTCATTGCAGGTTCTTTTGAAAGGCGGGCAATTAAAAGCGGCTGTAGAGACTGAAGAAAAGACGACTAAAGCTAAAAAAACGCCAAAAAATACAGTCGAAAAAGAAGCTGCTTAA
- the proQ gene encoding RNA chaperone ProQ yields the protein MENIEKLKNSKEVIAYLVEIFPKCFTAKGEAKPLKIGIFQDLAERLKEDSKVSKTLLRTALRQYTASWRYLHGAKKDAVRVDLDGNDAGVLDAEHIEHAQKTLEESKTKFFAERNKKNAEQKANAEKKKPAVKRAPKKVVKKSAPKAEQKPTIQVERPVNEAELKSGQAVKVVVGKAPVQATIVEVSKDGVQVQLLSGLSLKVKREHLFV from the coding sequence ATGGAAAACATTGAAAAGCTAAAAAATAGCAAAGAAGTTATCGCTTATTTGGTAGAAATATTCCCGAAATGTTTCACTGCAAAGGGCGAAGCTAAACCGCTAAAAATTGGCATTTTTCAAGATCTGGCTGAGCGTCTAAAAGAAGACTCTAAAGTTAGTAAAACATTGTTACGTACGGCTCTTCGTCAGTATACTGCAAGCTGGCGTTACCTTCACGGCGCTAAAAAAGATGCTGTACGAGTTGACTTAGATGGCAACGACGCAGGTGTTTTAGATGCAGAGCACATTGAGCATGCACAAAAGACACTTGAAGAAAGCAAAACTAAATTCTTCGCTGAACGTAATAAGAAAAATGCAGAACAGAAGGCTAACGCTGAAAAGAAAAAGCCTGCTGTAAAACGAGCGCCTAAAAAAGTAGTTAAAAAATCTGCGCCTAAAGCAGAACAAAAACCTACAATTCAAGTTGAACGCCCAGTAAATGAAGCGGAACTTAAATCTGGTCAAGCTGTCAAAGTTGTAGTTGGTAAAGCACCGGTACAAGCAACTATCGTTGAAGTATCTAAAGATGGTGTTCAAGTTCAATTACTATCAGGACTTTCTCTAAAAGTAAAAAGAGAGCACCTTTTTGTATAA
- the prc gene encoding carboxy terminal-processing peptidase — MKKVLTRTFISASVLFAIHAHAFEPTVSIQELPTLKQEAQHSEASKRLVNLFTRSHYKSVDFDDTFAVEVFDRYLKQLDAYRTIFLQSDIDSFNKYALSFKNDFRQGRLAPAYDIYTVGLQRRYERFAYALTLLDTEIKFDTDDEYYFDTSESDWAKTPKELNELWRQKVKYEALNLKLTGKDWPEIKKLLHKRYDTAIKRLKQTQSEDVFQTLMNSYARSIEPHTSYLSPRNADRFKTEMNLSLEGIGAVLQTIDDYTVIRSLVAGGPADSTKELKAEDKIVGVAQDDKTIVDIVGWRLDDVVDKIKGPKGTKVRLEIVRGEGASAKHKIVEIIRDKVRLEDRAAKSKVIDVEGEKVGVIEIPSFYDGLTKNVLTELDKLKKDSVSSIIIDLRDNGGGALKEANSLSGLFFDDGPTVQVRDARNKINVLEDRDGKTFYDGPLVVLVNRYSASASEIFAAALQDYGRALVVGEQTFGKGTVQQHRTLARLYDLYDKPIGSVQYTISKFYRINGGSTQLRGVLPDIAFPSAVKPEDTGESIEDNALAWDQIRKASYQQSLALQSSVNLLTEEHQKRVTVNPEFSYIQEDIIKYKQELDSKTISLKESVRIKEREENEAIRLKRLNERLVRKELPEVKSFDDKPEDFEFDDAFLLEAANIAIDLSKSS; from the coding sequence ATGAAAAAAGTTTTAACACGAACTTTTATCAGTGCTTCGGTACTATTCGCCATACATGCTCATGCATTTGAACCCACTGTTTCGATTCAAGAACTCCCTACATTAAAACAAGAAGCTCAGCATTCTGAAGCCAGTAAACGTCTTGTTAATCTTTTTACACGCTCTCACTATAAATCAGTCGATTTTGATGACACTTTTGCTGTCGAAGTTTTCGATCGTTATTTAAAGCAACTTGACGCTTATCGCACTATTTTTTTACAGAGTGATATAGATAGCTTTAACAAGTATGCGCTGTCATTTAAAAATGATTTCCGTCAAGGTCGTCTTGCACCTGCTTATGATATTTATACTGTCGGTCTACAACGTCGTTATGAAAGATTTGCTTATGCTTTAACCTTGCTTGACACAGAGATTAAATTTGATACCGATGACGAATATTATTTCGATACATCTGAATCTGATTGGGCAAAGACACCTAAAGAACTCAATGAGCTTTGGCGTCAAAAAGTAAAGTATGAAGCACTTAATTTAAAATTAACCGGTAAAGACTGGCCTGAGATTAAAAAATTACTGCATAAACGTTATGATACCGCAATCAAACGTTTAAAACAGACACAGAGTGAAGATGTTTTTCAAACATTAATGAATTCTTATGCTCGCAGTATCGAGCCACACACATCTTATTTATCGCCACGTAATGCTGATCGTTTCAAAACAGAAATGAATTTGTCATTAGAAGGTATCGGTGCTGTACTACAGACGATTGATGACTATACCGTTATCCGCTCTTTAGTCGCAGGTGGACCGGCTGATTCGACCAAAGAATTAAAAGCCGAAGATAAAATTGTTGGTGTAGCACAAGACGATAAAACGATTGTTGATATCGTTGGTTGGCGTCTTGATGACGTTGTCGATAAGATTAAAGGGCCTAAAGGCACTAAAGTCCGTCTCGAGATAGTGCGTGGTGAAGGTGCAAGTGCAAAACATAAAATCGTCGAAATTATTCGTGACAAAGTACGTTTAGAAGATCGCGCCGCTAAATCGAAAGTAATCGATGTCGAAGGCGAGAAGGTTGGTGTTATCGAGATCCCAAGTTTCTACGATGGCCTAACTAAAAATGTACTGACAGAGCTGGATAAACTGAAGAAAGACTCAGTAAGCTCTATCATTATCGATTTACGTGACAATGGTGGTGGTGCGTTAAAAGAAGCAAACTCACTTTCAGGTTTATTCTTTGATGACGGTCCAACCGTACAAGTACGTGATGCTCGTAATAAAATTAATGTACTCGAAGATCGTGACGGTAAAACCTTTTACGATGGTCCATTGGTTGTATTAGTAAACCGTTATAGCGCATCTGCATCAGAAATCTTTGCTGCGGCATTACAAGATTATGGTCGTGCACTTGTTGTCGGTGAACAGACATTCGGTAAAGGCACTGTGCAACAGCATAGAACTTTAGCACGTTTATATGATCTCTATGATAAGCCGATTGGTAGTGTCCAATATACCATTTCAAAATTTTATCGTATCAATGGTGGTAGTACACAGTTACGTGGCGTGTTACCAGACATCGCTTTCCCATCTGCTGTCAAACCAGAAGATACAGGCGAGTCAATTGAAGATAACGCGTTAGCCTGGGACCAAATCCGTAAAGCAAGTTATCAACAATCATTAGCGCTGCAATCATCGGTTAACTTGTTAACTGAAGAGCATCAAAAGCGAGTTACTGTTAATCCTGAGTTTAGTTATATCCAAGAAGATATTATTAAATATAAGCAGGAACTTGATAGTAAAACAATTTCTTTGAAAGAGTCTGTGCGTATTAAAGAACGTGAAGAAAATGAAGCAATTCGTTTGAAACGTTTGAACGAACGCCTCGTTCGTAAAGAATTGCCTGAGGTTAAATCATTTGATGATAAGCCTGAGGACTTTGAATTTGATGATGCCTTCCTACTAGAAGCAGCCAACATAGCGATTGATTTAAGCAAGTCTAGCTAA